A stretch of the Duncaniella dubosii genome encodes the following:
- a CDS encoding YciI family protein yields the protein MFIAILTYKKPIEEVDRFLQTHCDYLAEHYAAGDFIVSGPQTPRIGGVIMIKADNREAVDSIIVQDPFNINGIADYQIVEFTPTMFLNDNLKNILE from the coding sequence ATGTTTATCGCAATCCTTACATACAAGAAACCGATTGAAGAAGTTGACCGCTTCCTTCAGACACATTGCGACTATCTTGCCGAGCATTATGCCGCAGGCGATTTTATTGTCTCAGGACCGCAGACTCCACGCATTGGCGGTGTGATAATGATAAAGGCCGACAATCGTGAGGCCGTGGATTCCATCATTGTTCAAGATCCGTTCAACATCAATGGCATTGCCGACTATCAGATTGTAGAGTTTACACCGACAATGTTTCTAAATGACAACTTGAAAAATATCCTCGAATAA
- a CDS encoding zinc ribbon domain-containing protein, with amino-acid sequence MEMKFCQSCEMPLTNEVLGTNADGTPNEDFCIYCYKDGKFTQDMTMEQMIDHCAQFTDEINKNSGQNLTVEQMKEQMRQFFPHLKRWKN; translated from the coding sequence ATGGAAATGAAATTCTGTCAGAGCTGCGAAATGCCGCTCACAAATGAAGTACTCGGCACGAATGCCGACGGCACACCAAACGAGGATTTCTGCATTTACTGCTACAAAGACGGCAAGTTCACGCAGGATATGACAATGGAGCAGATGATTGACCACTGCGCTCAGTTCACCGATGAGATAAACAAGAACTCAGGTCAGAATCTCACGGTCGAACAGATGAAGGAGCAGATGCGTCAGTTTTTCCCGCATCTCAAACGCTGGAAAAATTGA
- a CDS encoding winged helix-turn-helix transcriptional regulator gives MAKKLDYEYCKAAPMLEWLGNKWALVVLMKISENGPVRFNELYRTIPSVSEKVLSQVLRQLTTDGIIRRELFPDVPPRTEYSVTEFGKTLLPHVEALLNWGRENFEQIIKNRQKHY, from the coding sequence ATGGCTAAAAAACTTGACTACGAATATTGCAAAGCGGCTCCGATGCTTGAATGGCTCGGCAACAAGTGGGCTCTGGTGGTTCTCATGAAGATTTCCGAGAACGGGCCGGTGCGCTTTAACGAGCTGTACCGCACCATCCCGTCGGTATCGGAGAAGGTGCTGTCGCAGGTCTTAAGGCAGTTAACCACCGACGGCATAATCCGCCGCGAACTTTTCCCGGATGTCCCTCCGCGCACGGAATACTCGGTGACGGAGTTCGGCAAGACATTGCTGCCACATGTCGAGGCTCTGCTCAACTGGGGGCGCGAGAATTTTGAACAGATAATAAAAAACCGACAAAAACATTACTAA
- a CDS encoding radical SAM protein: protein MMYPQLHFTRQVWRPPYEAGSQLLQITSGCTWHKCKFCSLYHGTPFRMSPLSEVEEDLKVIRQWQPRARRVYLTGANPFALSYNRLMDVALLLRKYLPNIASFGMFARVTDIAPKSVEELKNLRHMKLDSINIGIETAHDETLERMNKGYHASDILEQLSKLDEAGIRYNVFYLNGLGGKGKGVESAVATADILNQLHPCIINIVSLTIFPESQLYQEVLNGTYEEEPEIERLMEMRTLIDRLKIKVNLLGHHVSNTVPVTGALPYDRLALLREFDKAIAEFPEKELKAYRNRIWHL, encoded by the coding sequence ATGATGTATCCGCAACTACATTTCACCAGGCAGGTGTGGCGTCCGCCATACGAGGCCGGTTCCCAGCTTCTTCAGATTACATCCGGCTGCACATGGCACAAGTGCAAATTCTGTAGTCTTTATCATGGAACTCCGTTCCGTATGTCACCGCTGTCGGAGGTGGAGGAAGACCTTAAAGTCATCCGTCAATGGCAACCGCGAGCCCGACGTGTCTATCTCACCGGAGCAAATCCTTTTGCATTGAGTTACAACCGACTGATGGATGTGGCTCTTCTACTAAGGAAATACCTTCCTAACATAGCATCGTTCGGAATGTTCGCACGTGTGACAGACATTGCACCAAAATCGGTGGAGGAACTGAAAAATCTCCGTCACATGAAGCTCGACAGTATCAATATCGGTATCGAGACAGCTCACGACGAGACACTCGAAAGAATGAACAAGGGTTATCACGCATCGGACATTCTTGAGCAATTGTCGAAACTCGACGAGGCCGGTATCCGTTACAACGTGTTCTATCTTAACGGGCTCGGAGGAAAAGGAAAAGGAGTGGAAAGTGCCGTGGCAACAGCCGACATCCTCAATCAGCTCCATCCCTGCATCATCAACATCGTATCGCTCACGATATTTCCTGAATCACAGCTGTATCAGGAAGTGCTCAACGGCACTTATGAGGAAGAACCTGAAATCGAGAGGCTCATGGAGATGCGCACACTGATTGACCGACTGAAAATAAAGGTCAATCTGCTTGGCCATCACGTTTCCAATACGGTGCCGGTAACCGGAGCTTTACCTTACGATAGACTCGCGTTGCTCCGTGAATTTGACAAAGCGATAGCCGAATTTCCTGAAAAGGAGCTAAAGGCATATCGCAATCGGATATGGCATCTTTGA
- a CDS encoding NAD(+) diphosphatase — translation MRYKYCPECGFCLFDKEAGDDGAVPYCDRCKRYWFDSFSCCVIVMVVNEFNEIALLRQSYISDEYQTFVAGFMTPGETAEQAAVREVKEELGLDVGKLVYAGTHWFAKREQLMHAFIGHVRRSDFRLSTEVDSASWVSLEDAPSKMFPDRPGNTQHIIYRQYLDSLSDRKFRGTRIGFSLW, via the coding sequence ATGAGATATAAATATTGTCCTGAATGTGGTTTTTGTCTTTTTGACAAAGAGGCCGGTGATGATGGCGCTGTCCCGTATTGCGATAGATGTAAGCGATATTGGTTCGACTCTTTTTCTTGTTGTGTGATTGTCATGGTTGTCAATGAATTCAATGAAATCGCATTATTGCGTCAGTCATATATTTCTGATGAATATCAGACTTTTGTAGCCGGATTCATGACTCCCGGAGAGACAGCAGAGCAAGCTGCTGTCAGGGAGGTCAAGGAAGAGCTTGGTCTTGATGTCGGGAAACTGGTATATGCCGGTACCCATTGGTTTGCAAAACGAGAGCAGCTTATGCACGCTTTTATCGGTCATGTCAGGCGATCTGATTTCCGTCTCTCGACTGAGGTAGACAGTGCTTCATGGGTAAGTCTGGAAGATGCTCCGTCAAAAATGTTCCCGGACCGACCCGGCAATACACAGCACATCATCTATAGGCAGTATCTTGATTCGCTATCAGATCGGAAATTCAGAGGTACACGCATTGGATTTAGCCTTTGGTGA
- a CDS encoding VOC family protein — MWLILFPRIAFEQMTGHEYSYPKGLNGTVELAFHVPTFNDVDEEYARVTALGARSIFAPQTMPWGQRTCYISDPEGNLIEIHSFTKG, encoded by the coding sequence ATGTGGCTAATTTTGTTTCCGCGCATAGCCTTTGAGCAAATGACAGGACATGAATATTCTTATCCGAAAGGGCTGAACGGTACGGTCGAACTGGCTTTTCACGTACCGACATTTAACGATGTTGATGAAGAGTATGCGAGGGTGACCGCTCTTGGAGCGAGATCGATATTTGCCCCTCAAACCATGCCTTGGGGACAACGCACCTGCTACATTTCAGATCCCGAGGGAAATCTGATTGAAATCCACTCTTTCACCAAAGGCTAA